The Nocardia sp. NBC_01503 sequence CCGCCGACCGGGACATCCCAGTCACCGGTGCCGCCACCGATCACGTGGTAGAGAAAGCAGCGGTTCTGCAGCAGTGCCGGGTCGTGGGCATGGGTGAAGGTGCCGATCAGGGCGTCGGTGAGGACCACACCGCGCACGGTGTCATCCTCGAACTCCCGCTCCACCCATTCGCCCAGGGGGCGTTCGAATATCGACTCCCAGATATCGGAATCGGCTACCGTGCGGCGGATTTCATCGCGGGTGGGCAGCGGTTGGGTGAGCGTCGGGAACACCCGCTTCGCGAGTTCGGCGGTGCGGCCGTAGAAGTCCTGCCAGGCCCGGAAGTCCTTGTCCGAGCCGGTGACTCGTTGAAAACTCGCCCGGGTATGCGCTTCGGAGCCGTTGTCCACCAGCAGCCCGCCCGCGCCGACCGGCGTATACGAGGAGATCCGGCGTTTCCGAGTCTCGAAGCGCAGCCCCAACTCCCGCACGATCTGCTCCGGCAGCAGGCTCACCAGATACGAATACCTGGAGAGCCGCGCGTCCACCCCCGGGAACACCCGGGACGAGACGGCCGCGCCGCCGGTGTGATCCTGGCGCTCCAACACCAGCACCGAGCGTCCGGCCCGGGCCAGATACGCCGCCGCTACCAGCCCATTGTGGCCGCCACCGACCACCACCACGTCGTATCGCGCCCGCGCGGGCACACCGGGAGTCGTCTCGTCGCCCATGAAACGACTGTAGGCCAGCGGGACACGCCCCCTCGTCATCCCGGCATGCTTTTGGCCGGGATCCACACCCAGCAGCTGCTGGCCTCCACAGTGTGGATCCCCGCCAAATACGCGCCGGGATGACGGGGGTATCAGCGGCTCGCCATGTCCAGCGCGGCCAGGTGGCTGAACAGTACCGACGCACCGATCGGGTTGCCGCCACCGGGATAGGTGGTGCCGCTCGGCGCGGCCATGGTGTTGCCCGCCGCGTACAGACCCGGGATGGCTGTGCCCGCCGCGGTCAGCACTCGACCCACCGTGTCGGTGCGCAGCCCGCCCTTGGTGCCGAGGTCCGAAATGCCGAAGGCGGCGGCATGGAACGGTCCCCGCACAATCGGGGCCAGAGGCGATGCACCGTTGGAGAAGGCGCGGTCGTACGCCTCATCGCCGCGGCCGAAGTCCTCGTCCACGCCCGCCTCGGCCTGCTTGTTGAACCGCGCCACCGTAGCGGCGAGCGTCGCACCCGGCACGCCGATCTTCGCGGCCAGCTCCTCCAGCGTGTCGGCGGTGTGCCAGAGCCCCGCCTCCACGTACTTCTCGGTCTCCACCATCGGCACATTGCTGGCCTTGATCGGAGGTACCGCACCCTCGGAGTCGTCGTAGATCATCCAGAACGGCAGGCTCACCGAACCGTCGTCCATCCGTTCGATGATCTCCCGGCCCAGCCGGTCGTACGGCGCGGACTCGTTCACGAACCGCTCACCGGCCTGATTCACGAAGATGCCGCCGGTGAACCACAGCGCGAACGCGGCGCGGCCGTCCGGATGGATCAGACCCGGCGACCACCACGCCTGATCCATGAGATCGGTATCCGCGCCGACGGCCATACCCGCCTCATGCGCCTTGCCGAGATTTCCCCACGGCCCCATGGTGTCTCGCGCGACGCCGGGCACGCCGAAGCGCTGGCGCAGTTCGTCATTGCCTTCGAAACCGCCCGCCGCCAACAGGACTCCCCGGCGGGTACGGATGGCGGTGCGCTCACCCTCGTGCTCGACAATCGCGCCGACCACCGCGCCATCCTCGACGACCAGTTCGACCAGCGCGGTATTCAAGCGCAATGCGGCATCGGGGTACTCGGCCATGGCCAGCAGGAATCGACCGACGAGCGCACGCCCGCCGATCAGATAATCCGGCTGGGGTTCGCCATTGCGGTCGGTGCCGAGCGGCCCGCGCACCGATTCGCTCAGCTTGCCGAGCTTCTTGGCGGCCAAGGGCTTCGGAATGATGTGCCGCTTACCGTCCAGCCGTGCTTTGGGTGCCTTGCCGTAGTAGTCCGGCCACGGGAACATCTGGAACGAGATGCTCGGATCGCTCTCCAGATACTCGATCACCTTCGCGCCGCCGCGCACATACGCTTCCTGGAGTTCGGCGGGCGTGCGATCGCCGACCACCGCCCGGTAGTAGGTGAGCGCGTCCTCGATGGTGTCGTCCACACCCTCGCGCCGCAGGACCGGATTGCACGGGAACCACATTCCGCCGCCACCCGAGTACGAGGTGGTGCCACCGAACTTCTCGGTGGCCTCCACCAGCAGTACCGTCAGCCCTTCGCGCGCCGCCGTATACGCCCCGGCCAGGCCGCCGCCCGAACCGGCGACCAGCACATCGACCTCATTGTCCCAGTACGTCACCACAACTCCCTGCTATCGCCTCTGCTCGACGGTAGGTCGGGAGTGTATGCGGCGCATCGGAATGTCCCGATAGCCAGGAATCCGGCGAACCGGCTAGGGAATCAGCACGATCTTCCCGCGCACCCGACCGGATTCACTCAGCCGATGCGCCTGCGCGGCCTCGGCGAGCGGTAGCACGCGGGCCACCTCGGCGCGCAGCACACCACGATCGATCAGCGCGGTGATCTCGCGCAGATCGGCGCCGGACGGGGTCACATAGTGGCGGTGGAAGCGTGGATCATCGAGGGTGTCTTCGCGCTGGGCATCGATGAGACGGCCGTCCGTGGTGCGGCGCGCCGTCTACCCGACCGTGCCACCCCGGGTCGAGTATTCGCTCACCCCGCTCGGGGCCGATCTCGGGCGGCTGACCCACGCCATGGGGCAGTGGGCGCTGCGGAATGTGGACGAAATCAACGCGGCCCGAGCGGCATTCGACGAGCGCGCGGCCCGGGAGCCGGAGCCGCTCAGTTCCTGACGGCCAGCAGACAACCCTGCGGGGTGCGCTCATCGGGCAGCGCGATGCGGGACAGGCGCGCGGTGACGGTGAAGCCGAGCTCCTCCAGGGTGGCGGCCAGCGTATCGGGGGCCCAGCGATAGGACGGGGCCACCTTGTGGTCGTACTCCTGGATACCCCGGGCCTCATCGGAGGCTTGGAAGGCGATGAGGGCGTGGCCGCGCGGGCGAATCACGCGCGCGAATTCGCTCAGCAGCGCGGGAACTCGGTGCGGGGGAGTGTGAATAATGGAGTACCAGGCCACGATTCCGGCCAGCGACTCGTCCGCCAGCTCCAGCTTCTCCATGGAACCGATCTCGAACCGCAGATGCGGCAGGGCCGCCCGCGCCCGATCGATCATCTCCGCGGATAGGTCGAGACCGAAAACGTTCAGCCCCAGCTCATCCAGGTAGCGCGTCGCCCGGCCCGGACCGCAGCCGAGATCGGCGACCAGTCCGCTCTCGGCATCGCCCACCGCGGCCGCGAACATATCGAGCATGGCCCGGTCGAAGGGATTCTCCTGAATCGGCTGCCGAAATGTGGTGTCGTACAGCTCCGCTAACTCGTCATAGCTTTCTCGGGTCACCCGGACATCGTCGATCTCGGTCATGACAGTGACTCTAGGTCCGAGCCCGTCAGAAGCCGGTAGCCCCCGTCGACGGGGTGCGCAGATCGTGATCTTCCTCGCCCGCGCGCACC is a genomic window containing:
- a CDS encoding FAD-binding protein; the encoded protein is MTYWDNEVDVLVAGSGGGLAGAYTAAREGLTVLLVEATEKFGGTTSYSGGGGMWFPCNPVLRREGVDDTIEDALTYYRAVVGDRTPAELQEAYVRGGAKVIEYLESDPSISFQMFPWPDYYGKAPKARLDGKRHIIPKPLAAKKLGKLSESVRGPLGTDRNGEPQPDYLIGGRALVGRFLLAMAEYPDAALRLNTALVELVVEDGAVVGAIVEHEGERTAIRTRRGVLLAAGGFEGNDELRQRFGVPGVARDTMGPWGNLGKAHEAGMAVGADTDLMDQAWWSPGLIHPDGRAAFALWFTGGIFVNQAGERFVNESAPYDRLGREIIERMDDGSVSLPFWMIYDDSEGAVPPIKASNVPMVETEKYVEAGLWHTADTLEELAAKIGVPGATLAATVARFNKQAEAGVDEDFGRGDEAYDRAFSNGASPLAPIVRGPFHAAAFGISDLGTKGGLRTDTVGRVLTAAGTAIPGLYAAGNTMAAPSGTTYPGGGNPIGASVLFSHLAALDMASR
- a CDS encoding zinc-binding dehydrogenase, encoding MDAQREDTLDDPRFHRHYVTPSGADLREITALIDRGVLRAEVARVLPLAEAAQAHRLSESGRVRGKIVLIP
- a CDS encoding class I SAM-dependent DNA methyltransferase yields the protein MTEIDDVRVTRESYDELAELYDTTFRQPIQENPFDRAMLDMFAAAVGDAESGLVADLGCGPGRATRYLDELGLNVFGLDLSAEMIDRARAALPHLRFEIGSMEKLELADESLAGIVAWYSIIHTPPHRVPALLSEFARVIRPRGHALIAFQASDEARGIQEYDHKVAPSYRWAPDTLAATLEELGFTVTARLSRIALPDERTPQGCLLAVRN
- a CDS encoding winged helix-turn-helix transcriptional regulator, whose translation is MRRPSVVRRAVYPTVPPRVEYSLTPLGADLGRLTHAMGQWALRNVDEINAARAAFDERAAREPEPLSS